Proteins encoded by one window of Dioscorea cayenensis subsp. rotundata cultivar TDr96_F1 chromosome 6, TDr96_F1_v2_PseudoChromosome.rev07_lg8_w22 25.fasta, whole genome shotgun sequence:
- the LOC120263496 gene encoding probable ethanolamine kinase isoform X2 — protein sequence MGLENKGRDLIVAMDGEKRIGGDSLERAVLAEIPTSHISIDISLSINDLKSRIIELCKDLFDKWSDLDDSHFSVETISGGITNRLLKASVRESSGNVVSLTIRLYGPNTDLVVDRKRELKAMPHLSVAGFGAELLGLFDNGMVQSFINARTLSAIDMGKPEVAVEIAKQLRMFHQVEVPGSKDPQLWNDIFKFYREAAELSFEDPLKQAKYDKISFEEVLEEVNILKDLTDQLKAPIVFAHNDLLCGNLMMNDAEGKLYFIDFEYGSYSYRGYDIANHFNEYAGYECDYGLYPDIDAQYNFFRHYLQPDKPYEVPDEDLRVLYVETNTYRLASHIYWALWAIIQAKMSPLDFNYLGYFFLRYSEYKKHKEASFQLAKKHLSEVCFS from the exons ATGGGGCTGGAGAACAAGGGAAGGGATTTGATCGTAGCTATGGACGGAGAGAAGCGAATTGGTGGTGATTCTTTAGAAAGGGCAGTCCTAGCTGAGATCCCGACGTCGCACATCTCGATAGATATATCGTTGTCTATCAATGATTTGAAGTCTAGAATCAT AGAATTATGCAAGGATCTGTTCGACAAGTGGTCTGATTTGGATGATTCACATTTCTCTGTTGAGACAATCTCTGGTGGTATCACGAATCGTT TGCTGAAGGCATCAGTGAGAGAAAGCAGTGgtaatgttgtttctttgaccatTCGATTATATGGTCCAAACACTGATTTGGTAGTTGATCGCAAGCGAGAGTTGAAG gcCATGCCACATCTCTCGGTTGCAGGATTTGGTGCGGAATTACTTGGATTATTTGATAATGGCATGGTTCAGTCCTTTATCAATGCCCGTACACTTTCAGCGATAG ATATGGGCAAGCCTGAAGTAGCAGTTGAAATTGCGAAGCAATTACGCATGTTTCATCAAGTTGAGGTACCTGGTTCTAAAGACCCACAATTGTGGAATGATATCTTTAAATTCTATAGGGAAG CTGCTGAATTGAGTTTTGAAGATCCTTTGAAGCAGGCAAAATATGACAAGATTTCATTTGAAGAAGTTCTTGAAGAAGTTAACATACTCAAG GATTTAACAGATCAGCTGAAGGCCCCGATTGTGTTTGCTCACAATGATTTACTCTGCGGGAATTTGATGATGAATGATGCAGAAG GAAAActctatttcattgattttgagtATGGATCATACAGCTACAGAGGATATGACATTGCAAACCACTTCAATGAATATGCAGGATATGAATGCGACTATGGCTT ATATCCTGACATAGATGCACAATATAACTTCTTCAGGCATTATTTGCAACCTGACAAACCTTACGAG GTGCCTGATGAGGATCTAAGAGTTCTTTATGTTGAAACAAACACTTACAGATTAGCATCACACATCTACTGGGCACTGTGGGCTATCATCCAG GCTAAGATGTCTCCGCTCGACTTCAACTATCTCGGTTATTTCTTCTTGCGGTACAGTGAATacaagaaacacaaagaagCTAGCTTCCAACTGGCAaagaagcacttatcagaagtgTGCTTCAGCTGA
- the LOC120263680 gene encoding uncharacterized protein LOC120263680 has translation MENHKKSQMRVRLRVTAKKRAKDGAVVGESLRKLRERGSLNSVKKLLRREIGGLPRMSRGTSSNAPEKFRNIQLQEEFDTYDDNIHWFLKLQFLKKRSKIIEIVAAKDVIFALAQSGLCAAFSRTTNRRICFLNISPDEVIRSLFYNKNNDSLITVSVYASDHFSSLKCRTTPIEYIRRNQLDAGFPLFETESLKWPGFVEFDDVNGKVLTYSAQDGIYKVFDLKNYSFLYSISDKNVQEIKISPGIMLLIFHRTPGYVPLKILSIEDGTVLKSFNHLLHRNKKVDFIEQFNEKLLVKQENENLQILDVRNSELTEVSRTEFMTPSAFIFLYENHLFLTFRNRTVAVWNFRGELVTSFEDHLLWHPDCNTNNIYITSDQDLIISYCKAEENCEDEGEVSAVGSINMSDILTGKCIAKICANDPQLRINLRGRNETGRSSIRSTIREALEDVTALFYDEDRNEIYTGNKQGLIHVWSN, from the exons ATGGAGAACCACAAGAAGTCTCAGATGCGGGTGCGGCTCCGGGTGACTGCGAAGAAGCGGGCAAAGGATGGGGCTGTTGTCGGAGAGTCTTTGAGGAAGCTCCGTGAACGGGGTTCGCTGAATTCGGTGAAGAAGCTACTGCGCCGTGAGATCGGGGGGCTTCCGCGTATGTCCCGTGGCACCTCGTCGAATGCCCCTGAGAAATTTCGGAATATTCAGCTCCAG GAGGAGTTTGATACTTATGATGACAACATTCATTGGTTCCTTAAGCTACAATTTCTTAAAAAGAGATCGAAAATTATTGAGATTGTTGCAGCAAAGGATGTCATATTTGCTCTTGCACAATCGGGTCTTTGTGCTGCTTTTAGTCGGA CAACAAATAGGCGCATATGCTTCTTGAACATCAGCCCGGATGAGGTGATTAGAAGCCTCttctacaataaaaataatgactCCCTCATCACAGTGTCAGTCTATGCATCTGACCATTTCAGTTCGTTGAAATGCAGAACAACTCCGATAGA GTATATTAGGCGGAATCAATTGGATGCTGGTTTCCCCCTTTTCGAAACTGAATCACTCAAATGGCCTGGTTTTGTTGAATTTGATGATGTAAATGGCAAAGTACTGACATATTCAGCACAGGATGG CATTTACAAGGTCTTTGACTTAAAGAACTACTCTTTTTTGTACTCAATATCAGATAAAAATGTCCAGGAGATCAAAATCAG CCCAGGAATTATGTTGCTTATATTCCATAGAACTCCTGGCTATGTTCCATTGAAAATACTCTCAATTGAAGATGGAACAGTGTTGAAGTCTTTCAATCATTTGTTACACCGCAACAAGAAGGTCGACTTCATTGAGCAGTTCAATGAGAAACTTCTGGTCAAACAAGAGAATGAGAATCTGCAGATTCTTGAT GTGAGAAATTCAGAGCTGACTGAAGTCAGCAGGACAGAATTCATGACTCCGTCAGCATTCATATTTCTCTATGAGAATCATCTTTTCTTGACCTTCCGAAACAGGACAGTTGCCGTCTGGAACTTTCGAGGAGAGTTAGTCACTTCCTTTGAGGACCACCTGCTCTGGCACCCAGATTGTAACACCAACAACATCTACATTACCAGTGACCAAGACTTGATAATCTCCTACTGCAAAGCTGAAGAAAACTGCGAAGATGAGGGAGAAG TTTCTGCTGTTGGTTCTATAAACATGAGTGACATCCTGACCGGAAAATGCATCGCCAAGATATGCGCAAATGATCCTCAACTCCGTATCAATCTTCGCGGTAGAAATGAGACAGGAAGATCCTCCATTAGAAGCACCATCAGAGAAGCATTAGAAGATGTAACAGCTCTGTTCTACGACGAGGACAGGAACGAGATCTACACCGGCAACAAGCAAGGTCTAATCCATGTCTGGTCCAACTAA
- the LOC120263496 gene encoding probable ethanolamine kinase isoform X1, with translation MGLENKGRDLIVAMDGEKRIGGDSLERAVLAEIPTSHISIDISLSINDLKSRIIELCKDLFDKWSDLDDSHFSVETISGGITNRLLKASVRESSGNVVSLTIRLYGPNTDLVVDRKRELKAMPHLSVAGFGAELLGLFDNGMVQSFINARTLSAIDMGKPEVAVEIAKQLRMFHQVEVPGSKDPQLWNDIFKFYREAAELSFEDPLKQAKYDKISFEEVLEEVNILKDLTDQLKAPIVFAHNDLLCGNLMMNDAEGKLYFIDFEYGSYSYRGYDIANHFNEYAGYECDYGLYPDIDAQYNFFRHYLQPDKPYEVPDEDLRVLYVETNTYRLASHIYWALWAIIQVSSKAKMSPLDFNYLGYFFLRYSEYKKHKEASFQLAKKHLSEVCFS, from the exons ATGGGGCTGGAGAACAAGGGAAGGGATTTGATCGTAGCTATGGACGGAGAGAAGCGAATTGGTGGTGATTCTTTAGAAAGGGCAGTCCTAGCTGAGATCCCGACGTCGCACATCTCGATAGATATATCGTTGTCTATCAATGATTTGAAGTCTAGAATCAT AGAATTATGCAAGGATCTGTTCGACAAGTGGTCTGATTTGGATGATTCACATTTCTCTGTTGAGACAATCTCTGGTGGTATCACGAATCGTT TGCTGAAGGCATCAGTGAGAGAAAGCAGTGgtaatgttgtttctttgaccatTCGATTATATGGTCCAAACACTGATTTGGTAGTTGATCGCAAGCGAGAGTTGAAG gcCATGCCACATCTCTCGGTTGCAGGATTTGGTGCGGAATTACTTGGATTATTTGATAATGGCATGGTTCAGTCCTTTATCAATGCCCGTACACTTTCAGCGATAG ATATGGGCAAGCCTGAAGTAGCAGTTGAAATTGCGAAGCAATTACGCATGTTTCATCAAGTTGAGGTACCTGGTTCTAAAGACCCACAATTGTGGAATGATATCTTTAAATTCTATAGGGAAG CTGCTGAATTGAGTTTTGAAGATCCTTTGAAGCAGGCAAAATATGACAAGATTTCATTTGAAGAAGTTCTTGAAGAAGTTAACATACTCAAG GATTTAACAGATCAGCTGAAGGCCCCGATTGTGTTTGCTCACAATGATTTACTCTGCGGGAATTTGATGATGAATGATGCAGAAG GAAAActctatttcattgattttgagtATGGATCATACAGCTACAGAGGATATGACATTGCAAACCACTTCAATGAATATGCAGGATATGAATGCGACTATGGCTT ATATCCTGACATAGATGCACAATATAACTTCTTCAGGCATTATTTGCAACCTGACAAACCTTACGAG GTGCCTGATGAGGATCTAAGAGTTCTTTATGTTGAAACAAACACTTACAGATTAGCATCACACATCTACTGGGCACTGTGGGCTATCATCCAGGTAAGCTCAAAG GCTAAGATGTCTCCGCTCGACTTCAACTATCTCGGTTATTTCTTCTTGCGGTACAGTGAATacaagaaacacaaagaagCTAGCTTCCAACTGGCAaagaagcacttatcagaagtgTGCTTCAGCTGA
- the LOC120263498 gene encoding peroxiredoxin Q, chloroplastic, giving the protein MACTTSLSKHPIPYLHNTPKPKSSHSQIPLPIFPTSSHSQFHGLKLSTTTTTCSTTFFKSSFSPRTHIYAKVNKGDVPPSFTLKDQDGKNVSLSKFKGKPVVVYFYPADETPGCTKQACAFRDSYEKFKKAGAEVIGISGDDTASHKAFAKKYRLPFTLLSDEGSKVRKDWGVPSDLFGTLPGRQTYVLDKKGVVQLIYNNQFQPEKHVDETLKLLQSL; this is encoded by the exons ATGGCTTGCACCACTTCTCTTTCCAAGCACCCTATCCCTTACCTCCATAACACTCCAAAACCCAAGTCTTCACACTCCCAAATCCCTTTGCCAATCTTCCCCACTTCATCACACTCTCAATTCCATGGCCTCAAactctccaccaccaccaccacttgTTCCACCACCTTTTTCAAGTCTTCATTTTCTCCAAGGACTCACATTTATGCAAAG GTGAACAAAGGTGATGTACCTCCATCCTTTACTTTGAAGGACCAAGATGGGAAGAATGTATCTCTATCCAAGTTCAAAGGCAAGCCAGTTGTGGTCTACTTCTATCCTGCAGATGAGACACCTGGCTGCACCAAGCAG GCTTGTGCTTTCAGAGACTCATATGAGAAGTTCAAGAAGGCAGGAGCTGAGGTTATAGGTATTAGTGGTGATGACACTGCTTCTCACAAG GCATTTGCAAAGAAGTATAGGCTGCCATTCACCTTGCTAAGTGATGAAGGAAGTAAGGTGAGGAAGGACTGGGGAGTACCTTCTGATTTGTTTGGAACATTACCAGGGAGGCAAACTTATGTTCTTGATAAAAAAGGTGTTGTTCAGTTGATCTACAACAACCAATTCCAACCAGAAAAGCATGTAGATGAGACATTGAAGCTGCTTCAGAGCCTCTAA